One part of the Dyadobacter sp. 676 genome encodes these proteins:
- a CDS encoding aspartate kinase, with translation MQVWKFGGTSVGKPERMHSIRELLNNDPNRKIVVLSALSGSTNALIAIGEAAKSYDDAKAAALIEELKNHYDLFIKELYSTPEALAAGQQIVDSEFGFIKSLVGVKPFTIKQEKELVAEGEILSTKMFQAYLEEKGENSVLLPALDFMRIDADGEPELATIEEKLVTILNQYTDKQTIITQGFICRNPRDEVDNLKRGGSDYTASLIGGAIRADEIQIWTDIDGMHNNDPRIVKRTFPIRELTFEEAAELAYFGAKILHPSTITPAKLRGVPVRLKNTMQPEAPGTLIATQTSDRDIKAIAAKDNITAIYIHSTRMLNAYGFLRRVFEIFEKYKTPVDMITTSEVSVSVTIDNSENLEQISAELREFADLEEHDRDQNIICIVGNFSADKEGIALKVLDALKNIPIRMISYGASEHNLSLLIHSKYKAEALNVLNERLFFYEDAMKDIFTAP, from the coding sequence ATGCAAGTCTGGAAATTTGGCGGTACTTCGGTAGGGAAGCCTGAGCGTATGCACTCAATCCGCGAACTCCTCAACAATGATCCTAATCGTAAAATTGTGGTTTTGTCGGCATTGTCCGGTTCTACCAATGCGCTGATCGCTATCGGAGAAGCGGCCAAGTCGTATGACGACGCCAAGGCAGCGGCATTGATTGAAGAGTTGAAAAACCATTATGACCTGTTTATCAAAGAACTGTATTCTACGCCGGAAGCATTGGCGGCAGGTCAGCAGATCGTCGATTCGGAATTCGGGTTCATCAAATCGCTGGTAGGCGTGAAACCCTTCACGATCAAGCAGGAAAAAGAGCTCGTTGCGGAGGGTGAAATATTGAGTACCAAAATGTTCCAGGCTTATCTGGAAGAAAAAGGGGAAAACTCCGTATTGCTGCCTGCATTGGATTTCATGCGCATCGACGCCGATGGCGAGCCTGAGCTGGCGACGATCGAAGAGAAATTGGTGACGATTCTGAACCAATATACCGACAAGCAGACGATCATAACGCAAGGCTTTATTTGCCGCAACCCGCGCGACGAAGTGGATAACCTGAAAAGAGGTGGTTCCGACTACACCGCGTCGTTGATCGGCGGGGCCATCCGTGCGGACGAGATCCAGATCTGGACCGATATCGATGGAATGCACAACAACGACCCGCGCATTGTGAAGCGTACCTTCCCGATCCGTGAGCTGACGTTCGAAGAGGCGGCCGAGCTGGCATACTTCGGTGCGAAAATCCTGCACCCGAGCACCATTACGCCCGCGAAACTGCGTGGCGTGCCGGTCCGTTTGAAAAACACCATGCAGCCCGAAGCGCCGGGTACGCTCATCGCGACCCAGACTTCCGACCGCGACATCAAAGCCATTGCCGCGAAAGACAATATCACGGCGATCTACATCCACTCGACACGTATGCTGAATGCTTACGGTTTCCTTCGCAGGGTGTTCGAGATCTTCGAAAAATATAAAACACCGGTGGATATGATCACGACCTCCGAAGTATCGGTATCTGTAACGATCGACAACTCGGAAAACCTGGAACAGATCAGCGCCGAATTGCGAGAATTTGCTGATTTAGAGGAACATGACCGCGATCAGAACATCATTTGCATTGTAGGTAATTTCAGTGCCGACAAGGAAGGAATCGCCCTGAAAGTGCTCGACGCATTGAAAAATATTCCGATACGAATGATTTCGTACGGCGCTTCGGAGCATAACCTTTCGTTGCTTATCCATTCAAAATACAAAGCGGAGGCATTGAACGTCCTCAACGAGCGCCTGTTCTTTTACGAGGATGCAATGAAGGACATATTCACAGCGCCTTAA
- the ribH gene encoding 6,7-dimethyl-8-ribityllumazine synthase — translation MSSADKNLSVFTTEGLPDITHKKFAILVAEWNSEVTEKLFEGAYQTLVTYGALPANIVRGNVPGSFELTIGSQWFAQRADIDAVIALGVVIQGETKHNDYINHAVAQGITNVSLKYDKPVIFGVLTPNNMEQALERAGGVHGNKGDEAAITAIKMLGLKNLILND, via the coding sequence ATGTCAAGTGCCGATAAAAACCTGAGCGTATTCACCACGGAAGGACTTCCGGATATTACCCATAAAAAATTCGCGATCCTGGTAGCCGAATGGAACAGCGAGGTTACCGAAAAACTATTCGAAGGCGCTTACCAAACACTTGTGACCTACGGGGCCTTGCCGGCGAACATCGTCAGAGGCAATGTACCGGGAAGCTTCGAGCTCACAATAGGCTCGCAATGGTTCGCACAACGCGCCGATATCGACGCCGTAATTGCATTAGGCGTTGTAATCCAGGGCGAAACCAAGCACAACGACTACATTAACCACGCTGTGGCACAAGGCATTACAAACGTCAGTCTGAAATACGACAAACCCGTTATTTTCGGCGTACTCACGCCTAACAATATGGAGCAGGCACTGGAACGCGCAGGCGGCGTGCACGGTAACAAAGGCGACGAAGCGGCCATTACGGCGATCAAGATGCTGGGACTCAAAAATTTAATTTTGAATGACTGA
- the glyA gene encoding serine hydroxymethyltransferase — translation MSTLTSVERDTTIFDLINREKHRQESGIELIASENFTSRQVMEASGSVLTNKYAEGLPGKRYYGGCEIVDEIEQIAIDRLKELFGATWANVQPHSGAQANTAVFLACLNPGDKIMGFNLAHGGHLTHGSPVNISGKYFQPVFYGVEAETGLINWDKVEETALKERPKLLICGASAYSRDWDYERLRAVADKIGALLMADISHPAGLIAKGLLKDPFDHCHIVTTTTHKTLRGPRGGVIMMRNDFENPFGIKTPKGQLRTMSSLLDSGVFPGTQGGPLEHIIAAKAVAFGEALGEGYYNYATQVAKNAQAMAKAFVEKGYRIISGGTDNHLMLIDLRTKNGVESGLTGKLAENTLIKADITINKNMVPFDDKSPMITSGMRVGTAAMTTRGLVEADMERIVDLVDTVLVNHDNDAKIAAVKTEVNEWMKQYPLY, via the coding sequence ATGTCTACACTCACCAGCGTTGAACGTGACACCACCATTTTTGATCTGATTAACAGAGAAAAACATCGCCAGGAGTCTGGTATCGAACTGATCGCTTCTGAAAACTTCACATCGCGTCAGGTGATGGAGGCGTCGGGCAGTGTGTTGACCAACAAATATGCGGAGGGCCTTCCGGGCAAGCGCTATTACGGCGGTTGCGAAATTGTCGACGAAATCGAGCAGATCGCGATCGACCGTTTGAAAGAACTTTTCGGTGCTACCTGGGCTAACGTACAGCCACATTCGGGAGCACAGGCCAATACGGCCGTTTTCCTGGCTTGCCTGAACCCCGGCGACAAAATCATGGGTTTCAACCTCGCACACGGCGGTCACCTTACACACGGTTCTCCTGTGAACATTTCGGGTAAATATTTCCAGCCTGTATTTTATGGTGTAGAAGCGGAAACCGGTCTGATTAACTGGGATAAAGTTGAAGAAACCGCATTGAAAGAGCGTCCGAAACTTTTGATCTGCGGCGCGTCGGCGTATAGCCGCGATTGGGATTACGAGCGCCTGCGTGCGGTGGCCGACAAAATCGGCGCATTGCTGATGGCTGACATTTCCCACCCTGCCGGCCTGATCGCAAAAGGTCTTTTGAAAGATCCGTTCGATCACTGCCACATTGTTACTACTACGACTCACAAAACACTTCGCGGCCCGCGTGGCGGTGTCATCATGATGCGCAACGATTTCGAAAACCCGTTTGGGATCAAAACGCCGAAAGGCCAGCTGCGTACCATGTCGTCATTGCTCGACTCGGGCGTATTTCCCGGCACACAAGGCGGACCTTTGGAGCACATTATCGCTGCCAAAGCCGTTGCGTTTGGTGAAGCATTAGGCGAAGGATACTATAACTATGCAACCCAGGTTGCGAAAAACGCCCAGGCAATGGCCAAAGCATTTGTAGAAAAAGGCTACCGCATTATCTCTGGCGGTACCGACAACCACCTGATGCTGATCGACCTGCGCACTAAAAACGGTGTGGAATCGGGCCTGACAGGTAAACTGGCCGAGAATACATTGATCAAAGCGGATATCACCATCAACAAAAACATGGTGCCTTTCGACGACAAATCTCCGATGATAACGTCGGGAATGCGCGTAGGGACTGCAGCGATGACCACCCGCGGATTGGTTGAAGCGGATATGGAGCGCATCGTGGATCTGGTAGATACCGTGCTGGTTAATCACGATAACGATGCGAAGATCGCCGCCGTGAAAACAGAAGTGAACGAGTGGATGAAACAATATCCATTGTATTAA
- the nagB gene encoding glucosamine-6-phosphate deaminase codes for MQASSNGKGTTGTIGQPITYEKIPTQIFADSKEASYAVAKEISDLIRQKQKEGKPCVLGLATGSSPKTVYAILVRMHREEGLSFKNVISFNLDEYYQMEPDSIYSYHRFMKEQLFDHVDIPKENYFIPDGTVPAALLRDYCTSYENKINAVGGLDFQLLGIGGNGHIGFNEPGSLINSHTRLITLDHSTRAAASMEFGGLHNVPRKAITLGVAPILNARRIVLLAWGERKASVIRGAVEGPVTELNPASYLQAHADVTFVVDESAASELTRIKTPWAVDSVVWDNKMIKKAVTHLSQTLKKPILKLTDKDYNDNGMSDLLAQYGACYEININVFNQLQHTITGWPGGKPNADDTHRPERAQPAKKRVLIFSPHPDDDIISMGGTFQRLVDQGHEVHVAYQTSGNIAVADDEALRFIDFVVDFNKGFGIDSPNASKLFQDAKDFLRHTKNSEIDTPEVRKVKGLIRRGEAKATCRFVGIPTSQAHFLDMPFYETGTVQKKPIGEEDIKIIENLIEEIKPHQIYAAGDFADPHGTHKVCWDAIEAALQRSKHKNFMKDCWVWLYRGAWAEWDIYEIEMAVPMSPDQVLKKRQGIFKHQSQKDGVVFQGEDSREFWQRAEERNRGTARLYDSLGLAEYEAMEAFVRWKF; via the coding sequence ATGCAAGCTTCCAGTAATGGAAAAGGCACTACCGGCACCATAGGGCAACCCATTACCTATGAAAAGATCCCGACGCAGATCTTTGCCGATTCCAAAGAAGCGTCCTATGCAGTTGCAAAAGAGATCTCGGACCTGATCCGTCAGAAACAAAAGGAAGGCAAGCCTTGCGTTTTGGGACTTGCGACGGGTTCTTCGCCGAAGACCGTTTACGCGATCCTCGTGCGTATGCACCGTGAAGAAGGTTTGAGCTTTAAGAATGTGATTTCTTTCAACCTGGATGAGTACTACCAAATGGAGCCGGATTCCATTTACAGCTACCACCGGTTCATGAAAGAGCAGCTGTTCGATCATGTCGATATTCCTAAAGAAAACTATTTCATTCCGGACGGAACGGTACCCGCCGCTTTGCTGCGCGATTACTGCACGTCCTACGAGAATAAAATCAATGCGGTAGGCGGGCTGGATTTCCAGCTCCTCGGTATCGGTGGCAACGGTCACATCGGTTTCAACGAACCGGGCTCGCTCATCAACTCGCACACGCGCCTGATCACGCTCGACCACTCGACGCGCGCCGCCGCGAGCATGGAGTTCGGCGGACTGCACAATGTGCCCCGCAAGGCGATCACATTGGGTGTTGCGCCGATCCTGAATGCACGCCGCATTGTCCTGCTCGCCTGGGGTGAACGAAAAGCATCCGTAATCCGCGGCGCCGTGGAAGGTCCCGTAACCGAGCTGAACCCGGCATCTTACCTGCAGGCGCATGCGGACGTTACGTTCGTGGTGGACGAAAGCGCGGCTTCCGAGCTGACGCGCATCAAGACGCCGTGGGCGGTGGATTCGGTAGTTTGGGATAATAAAATGATCAAGAAAGCGGTGACGCACTTGTCGCAAACCTTGAAAAAACCGATCCTGAAACTGACCGACAAGGATTACAACGACAATGGTATGAGCGACCTGCTGGCACAATATGGTGCTTGCTATGAGATCAATATCAATGTTTTCAACCAGTTGCAGCATACCATCACCGGCTGGCCGGGTGGTAAGCCTAACGCGGACGATACGCACCGTCCGGAGCGTGCCCAACCTGCGAAAAAACGCGTGCTGATTTTCAGCCCGCATCCCGACGACGACATTATCTCGATGGGTGGGACATTCCAGCGCCTCGTCGACCAGGGCCACGAGGTACACGTTGCCTACCAGACTTCCGGTAACATCGCCGTAGCCGACGACGAAGCATTGCGTTTCATCGATTTTGTGGTCGACTTCAACAAAGGCTTCGGAATCGACAGCCCGAATGCGAGCAAGCTGTTCCAGGATGCGAAAGACTTTTTGAGGCACACCAAAAACAGCGAAATCGATACACCTGAGGTTCGCAAGGTGAAAGGCCTGATCCGTCGCGGCGAGGCCAAGGCCACCTGCCGTTTTGTGGGCATTCCAACCAGCCAGGCGCATTTCCTGGATATGCCTTTCTATGAAACCGGTACTGTTCAAAAGAAGCCGATCGGCGAAGAAGATATCAAAATCATCGAAAACCTGATCGAGGAAATCAAGCCGCACCAGATTTATGCAGCCGGCGACTTCGCCGACCCGCACGGCACGCACAAAGTGTGCTGGGACGCCATTGAGGCCGCATTGCAGCGTTCGAAACATAAGAATTTCATGAAAGATTGCTGGGTATGGCTATACCGCGGCGCATGGGCGGAATGGGATATTTATGAAATCGAAATGGCGGTGCCAATGAGCCCCGACCAGGTACTGAAAAAACGTCAGGGAATCTTCAAGCACCAGTCGCAGAAAGATGGTGTGGTGTTCCAGGGCGAAGATTCGCGCGAGTTCTGGCAACGTGCCGAAGAGCGCAACCGCGGAACCGCCCGCCTGTACGACTCCCTCGGCCTGGCCGAATACGAAGCGATGGAAGCATTCGTACGCTGGAAGTTCTAA
- the mutL gene encoding DNA mismatch repair endonuclease MutL yields the protein MPSSDIIQLLPDSIANQIAAGEVVQRPASVVKELMENAIDAKATKVQVILREAGRTLIQVIDNGIGMSETDARMCFERHATSKIRQSEDLFRIRTMGFRGEALASIAAVAQVELRTRQESEELGTLIRIDGSEIKAQEPVACPKGTSFSIRNLFFNVPARRNFLKSNSVEMRHVLDEFQRIALAHPEVALTLHHNDTEVFNLQPVKLVRRIIDIYGKSYREQLAYCQEDTSYINVRGYIGKPEFARKTRGEQFFFVNDRFIKHNYMHHAVISAFDGTIPEGSHPFYVLFIDIDPSHIDINIHPTKTEIKFDDERSVYAIIMAAVKKAVGVYNLSQSIDFEENINFLNPTSPVEPSPNLIPRTVMPDWAAQPRKSGNTASKSNLTNWSKLFEGLQNTEDRNRELAAFEIGTTTASRPVYQEQAKTVASKVNRMASEVVAAPEADALLFQLHNRYILSQVKDGIMLIDQKAAYERILYERYRKMLINRNGACQQLLFPKTIRLTHSDMQLVHETKKEIRSLGFEFDEFGSNELIIRGIPADLPEESEQDLFEELIEQLKQSYSDLKLNKPESLSRSLAKRFSVRYAVKLSHMEIHTLMNQLFSSSDPNRTPGGEPIIVLLTMEKLANIFRN from the coding sequence ATGCCTTCATCCGACATCATCCAACTATTACCCGATTCCATAGCCAACCAAATCGCCGCGGGAGAGGTCGTTCAGCGGCCCGCCTCGGTGGTGAAAGAGCTTATGGAGAATGCGATCGATGCGAAGGCGACGAAGGTGCAGGTGATACTGCGAGAGGCGGGCCGAACGCTTATCCAGGTAATCGACAATGGCATCGGCATGTCGGAAACCGACGCGCGCATGTGCTTCGAAAGGCATGCTACTTCCAAGATCAGGCAGTCGGAGGACTTATTCAGGATCAGGACAATGGGCTTTCGCGGCGAGGCGCTGGCATCCATCGCGGCTGTGGCGCAGGTGGAATTGCGTACCCGTCAGGAGTCGGAAGAGCTGGGTACGTTGATACGTATCGACGGCTCGGAGATCAAGGCGCAGGAGCCCGTCGCTTGCCCCAAAGGCACCAGCTTTTCGATACGGAACCTGTTTTTCAATGTACCGGCACGCCGGAACTTTCTCAAATCGAACTCCGTCGAAATGCGTCATGTGCTCGACGAATTTCAACGCATTGCATTGGCGCATCCGGAAGTCGCGTTGACGCTGCACCATAACGATACAGAAGTTTTCAATCTGCAACCGGTGAAACTTGTGAGAAGGATCATCGATATTTACGGTAAAAGCTACCGCGAGCAACTGGCCTATTGCCAGGAAGACACTTCTTACATTAACGTCCGCGGCTACATCGGCAAACCCGAATTTGCCCGCAAGACGCGTGGAGAGCAGTTCTTCTTTGTCAACGACCGTTTCATCAAGCATAATTACATGCATCACGCGGTAATCAGCGCATTCGACGGCACTATTCCGGAGGGTAGTCACCCGTTTTATGTATTGTTTATCGACATCGACCCGTCCCATATCGATATCAACATTCATCCTACCAAAACGGAGATCAAATTCGACGACGAGCGTTCGGTGTATGCGATTATCATGGCGGCAGTGAAGAAGGCCGTGGGGGTGTACAATCTTTCACAATCCATCGATTTTGAAGAGAACATCAATTTTCTCAACCCAACCTCACCCGTCGAACCAAGCCCTAACCTTATTCCGCGCACTGTAATGCCCGACTGGGCCGCACAGCCGCGCAAGAGCGGGAATACGGCTTCCAAATCGAACCTGACCAATTGGAGCAAATTGTTTGAAGGGTTGCAAAACACCGAAGACCGGAACCGCGAACTGGCTGCATTCGAAATAGGTACGACTACCGCTTCGAGACCTGTATACCAGGAGCAGGCCAAAACCGTCGCCAGCAAGGTGAACAGGATGGCATCCGAAGTAGTGGCCGCTCCCGAGGCCGATGCGCTGTTGTTCCAGCTTCATAACCGCTATATTTTGTCGCAGGTGAAGGACGGAATCATGCTCATCGACCAGAAAGCCGCCTACGAACGCATTCTCTACGAAAGATATCGCAAGATGCTCATTAACCGTAACGGTGCATGCCAGCAGCTGCTTTTTCCGAAAACCATCCGGCTCACGCATTCGGATATGCAACTCGTGCATGAGACTAAAAAGGAGATCCGGAGCCTTGGTTTCGAGTTTGACGAGTTCGGGTCGAATGAGCTTATCATACGAGGTATTCCGGCCGATTTGCCGGAGGAAAGCGAGCAGGATTTGTTTGAGGAGCTGATCGAGCAACTTAAACAGAGCTATTCCGACCTTAAACTGAATAAACCAGAAAGTCTCTCCCGATCGTTGGCCAAGCGTTTCTCGGTGCGCTATGCGGTCAAATTGTCACACATGGAAATACACACGTTGATGAACCAGCTGTTCTCGTCCTCGGACCCCAACCGAACACCCGGCGGCGAGCCGATCATCGTCCTGCTGACCATGGAAAAGCTGGCAAATATATTCCGGAACTGA